TACGGATCTGGCAGCAAGGTGGCAAACAGATGCCATTGATTTACAGCCAGACATTATCTCCATATCAATTGGCATTAATGATGTATGGCGGCAGCTTGACCAGCCTGATATCGAACAAATTTTTCCAGATGAATTTGAAAAAATATACGAGGACCTATTGATGAAGATAAAGAATCAGACCAGCGCGACCATTGTGCTAATGGAGCCGACGGTAATTGAAGAAAACGCTGAATCGCTAGGCAACGAAAAGTTAAAGCCATATGTTGAATGCGTAAACAGGTTAGCGGAAAAATATCAGGCCACCACTGTGCCTGCACATCAGTCGTTTAAAAAATATCTAATGGAAGGAACCGGATATAAGCTGACAACGGATGGTGTACATATGAACTCTGCAGGAAACATGCTCATGGCAACCAGCTGGCTTCAGGCAACAAAATCCTTGCTATAGATGTACCTTAGGCAGAAAACAATCTACTAATAATAAAAAAGGTTGTTTTATTTACTAATACATATTCCTTTATCGGACGGAGGGAGTTCGTAATATGAAATTTGGACTCTATCTTGGCGGTACTTTATTAATTTTGACTTTATTTTTCAGTTATATTTTAGACGGTGAATTAAGTAAAGACAATATTCTATATTCAGTAATGTACACTGCGATATTTAGCCTTGTATATACTGTGGGAATACGTTTTAAGAAAAAGAAATAGACCATCTGATTCCTAATCAGGTTCTTCTGTTTCATTTATCGTTGTTGAAATTATAATGGTTATGATATGTTGCAATACATAAGGTAAAGGGTGAATTAGTTTAATCACTTGATTTATGGTTAGATAACTTTGGGAAATTTGGTTTTTTGATGGATTTTTGAAAAAGTGCGTATGAGAAACTTTCCCTTCAGTGAGTAAATGAGGAAATGAAAAAGGAGGTTCAACTATGACAATTGGAAATCAGAATGATATTGACGGGCTAATGAAAATTGGCAAAATAGTTGCATTGACAATAGGCGAAATGAAACGTCAGATACGTGTTGGAATGACAACTAAAGAGTTGGATAATATTGGAGGACGATTTTTAAAAAGGCATGGAGCGGTTTCTGCACCAAAACTGACGTATAACTTTCCCGGTTATACCTGCATTAGTGTTAACAATGAGGTTGCCCACGGAATACCAGGAAATCGGAAAATTAAACAGGGTGATCTAGTAAATATTGATGTATCTGCGGAACTCGGGGGTTATTTTGCTGACGCAGGAGAATCTTTTCAAATCCCTCTATACAATTCTTCTTTGACCCATCTTTGTCAATACACGCATAATACGATGATGAAGGTTATATCGTCACTGAAACCAGGTGTGCGATTGAATGAAATCGGAAGGATTATCCAGCAGGAGGCCAAAAAAGGCGGGTATAAGGTCATTATGAATTTGTGCAGTCATGGAATTGGAAAATCCCTACACGAAACACCTGAAGAAATTCTCCCTTATTATGACAGGAATGATAAACGTGTTT
This Virgibacillus phasianinus DNA region includes the following protein-coding sequences:
- the map gene encoding type I methionyl aminopeptidase, translating into MTIGNQNDIDGLMKIGKIVALTIGEMKRQIRVGMTTKELDNIGGRFLKRHGAVSAPKLTYNFPGYTCISVNNEVAHGIPGNRKIKQGDLVNIDVSAELGGYFADAGESFQIPLYNSSLTHLCQYTHNTMMKVISSLKPGVRLNEIGRIIQQEAKKGGYKVIMNLCSHGIGKSLHETPEEILPYYDRNDKRVLKEGLVITIEPFLSTEADYVVGSPDGWTLCVPDNSFCAQHEHTVIITRDQPIITTIA
- a CDS encoding SGNH/GDSL hydrolase family protein, whose protein sequence is MRMVFIGDSITESGRFAELENLGTGYVRLIHDYLITTYPESPLEIINKGISGNRITDLAARWQTDAIDLQPDIISISIGINDVWRQLDQPDIEQIFPDEFEKIYEDLLMKIKNQTSATIVLMEPTVIEENAESLGNEKLKPYVECVNRLAEKYQATTVPAHQSFKKYLMEGTGYKLTTDGVHMNSAGNMLMATSWLQATKSLL